One window of the Labilibaculum sp. genome contains the following:
- the cls gene encoding cardiolipin synthase, translating to MLLTINWSEFWIHIFEVLAVLYVITIISTVIIVILENRSPLKTISWILVLVSVPVFGLISYLVFGQSFRKQKMFSMKELGDMKWLQVMSQDQKLHLDKSRWLKDERIHEKKNLMTLLLNNSKALLTGYNRVKILNDGEETFPSIFKALRKAKDHIHLEYYIIEDGELASELLEILMQKAREGVEVRVIYDDVGSWKLSKEYVKSLQDTGVKIHAFLPVRFPILTSRVNYRNHRKIIVIDGKTAFVGGLNFADRYLHGLPEIGSWRDTHLKIVGEAASSLQIVFLIDWYFVRQEVLLDEKYLPYKKVKQKCLLQITASGADSDWASIMQAYFSAITSARRNVYISSPYFMPNSSILMALKTSAMSGVDVRVLLPKKSDSFMTYWGTLSYIEELLEAGVRIYFYKGGFNHSKIMMVDGIMATVGTANMDVRSFEQNFEVNALIYDEDITLELRTRFLSDLESSDELHLNQWQDRSKGQRVKESMARLFTPLL from the coding sequence ATGCTGTTAACAATTAATTGGTCGGAATTCTGGATTCACATTTTTGAAGTGTTGGCTGTTCTATATGTCATCACCATTATCTCTACGGTAATTATTGTAATTCTTGAAAATCGCAGTCCATTAAAAACCATTTCCTGGATTTTGGTTTTGGTATCTGTGCCTGTTTTCGGTTTGATCTCCTATTTGGTTTTCGGACAGAGTTTCCGGAAACAAAAAATGTTCAGCATGAAAGAGTTGGGCGATATGAAGTGGCTGCAGGTAATGAGTCAGGATCAAAAGCTTCATTTGGATAAAAGCCGATGGTTGAAGGATGAGCGGATTCATGAAAAAAAGAACCTGATGACCTTGCTTTTAAACAATTCAAAGGCATTGCTTACTGGTTACAACCGGGTGAAAATTCTGAACGATGGGGAGGAGACATTTCCTTCTATTTTTAAGGCTCTTCGGAAAGCAAAGGATCACATTCATTTGGAATATTACATTATTGAAGATGGAGAGTTGGCGTCGGAATTGCTCGAAATATTGATGCAAAAAGCAAGAGAAGGTGTTGAGGTTCGTGTTATTTATGATGATGTTGGAAGCTGGAAGTTGAGCAAGGAATATGTAAAATCATTGCAAGATACTGGCGTGAAAATACACGCTTTTCTTCCTGTTCGTTTTCCTATTCTGACGAGTCGGGTTAATTACCGAAATCACCGGAAAATTATTGTGATTGATGGCAAAACAGCTTTTGTCGGAGGATTGAATTTTGCCGATCGTTATCTTCATGGCCTGCCCGAAATTGGCTCGTGGCGGGATACTCACCTTAAAATTGTTGGCGAAGCAGCTAGTAGTTTACAAATTGTATTCTTAATCGATTGGTATTTTGTTCGACAGGAAGTGTTACTCGACGAAAAATATCTTCCTTACAAGAAAGTGAAGCAAAAATGTTTGTTGCAGATTACTGCCTCTGGTGCCGATTCCGACTGGGCAAGTATCATGCAGGCGTATTTCTCGGCCATTACTTCGGCAAGGAGGAATGTGTATATTTCATCGCCGTATTTTATGCCTAACAGCAGTATTTTAATGGCACTTAAAACATCGGCGATGAGTGGGGTTGATGTGCGTGTTTTACTTCCCAAAAAATCAGATTCATTCATGACCTATTGGGGAACGCTTTCCTACATTGAAGAATTATTGGAAGCAGGTGTGCGAATCTATTTTTACAAAGGAGGATTTAATCATAGCAAGATAATGATGGTTGATGGGATAATGGCAACGGTAGGAACAGCAAATATGGATGTGCGGAGTTTTGAACAAAATTTTGAAGTGAATGCATTAATTTACGATGAGGACATCACTTTGGAACTTAGAACACGATTTTTAAGTGATTTGGAGAGTAGTGATGAATTGCATTTAAACCAGTGGCAGGACAGGTCTAAAGGGCAGAGAGTGAAAGAATCAATGGCACGGTTATTTACTCCGCTTCTGTAG
- a CDS encoding carboxypeptidase-like regulatory domain-containing protein has translation MKLKRVLYISLILIFSSPYYSFSESSKIDTIISISGQILHSESLTPIPLATISIKRTRKGIICDSLGIFHLQIQQYDTLRISALGYKAIDWEVPFVFNPDSPPFFQIKLEDISYLLDEVDIYALGTWDEFKEDFVKTKLEEKDPINKSIMKQLAPYNTKEPNIVPAQYRPKNEGKMGVLGAIFAPTDFLYSKLSKSEKSKKELSKIIRNEGKAKKISSKYNADIVADATGLEGDELLKFMEYAGSEIKVSPNSSEYYVMQQILFLFKKYQEETTEAE, from the coding sequence ATGAAATTAAAGAGGGTACTGTACATTTCATTAATTCTAATTTTTAGCTCACCTTACTACTCATTTTCGGAAAGCTCTAAAATAGATACCATTATCAGTATTTCCGGGCAAATTCTCCATTCGGAGAGTTTAACTCCTATTCCATTGGCAACCATCAGCATTAAAAGAACACGCAAAGGAATCATTTGCGACAGCCTTGGTATTTTTCATCTGCAAATCCAGCAATACGATACACTTCGAATAAGTGCTTTGGGTTACAAAGCTATCGATTGGGAAGTTCCTTTCGTTTTTAATCCTGACTCGCCTCCCTTCTTTCAAATTAAATTAGAAGACATTTCCTATTTACTGGATGAAGTAGACATTTATGCATTGGGAACCTGGGATGAGTTTAAAGAAGATTTTGTTAAAACGAAATTGGAAGAGAAAGATCCTATCAACAAAAGCATTATGAAACAATTAGCTCCCTACAATACAAAAGAACCAAATATTGTTCCTGCACAATATCGTCCTAAAAATGAAGGAAAAATGGGAGTTTTAGGTGCGATTTTTGCGCCTACAGATTTTTTGTACAGCAAATTGAGTAAATCAGAAAAATCGAAAAAGGAATTGTCCAAAATAATAAGAAACGAAGGCAAGGCAAAAAAGATTAGTTCGAAATACAATGCGGATATAGTGGCCGATGCAACAGGCTTAGAAGGGGACGAATTACTGAAATTTATGGAATACGCTGGCTCAGAAATTAAAGTAAGCCCAAATTCCTCAGAATACTACGTTATGCAACAAATCCTGTTTTTATTCAAAAAATATCAGGAAGAAACTACAGAAGCGGAGTAA